AAGAACTTACATGGAAATAAGTTAGTTGCACTCAAAGGCAAAATTCTGAAGAAACTATTTAAGGCTCAAGGGGGAGATCAGAAAAATGTTAATCAACTTTGAGATTTTGATTTTTCTATTCTCTTTGTGCTACCCTACCTTCCTGATCACTGTTCatatcatatgaggaaaggcaaAATTCTGTCCTTCATCTCTTCCTTCCAAGTTGTAAAAACTACATTATGTTTCTCAAGTCTTTTTTTATAGTTAAGACCTCCTGGAAAAGGCATAAAATTATGAgaagtaggagcagaagtaagccattctaCCCCTCTAGTCAACTCCATCATTCAAACAAGATCACAGCTAATCTAATAGTGCCCATAACTCCACATTCTTGCTGACATCTCAAAATCCTGGACTCTCTTGTCAATCAAAAATTTGCCTTATGCGTTTGACTTAGCTACATTTGGTGCTGGAACCATCATGTTTCATCTATAGCCTGACCAGCCAGTCGAGGTGTTACCTGACTAAGTCACAAGGTTATATACGATGATATCCTCTGAAATGTTATTATTTCAATCACCTTGTTAGTACAGGTTATGACACACCTCCAaagcaaatgggacttgaacctggacctcctgactcagaggtagggacggtACCACTGAGTCACAAGAGTCTTTCCTTTGACTTGTATATCATTGCTTTGGCTAAATAATTGAGCATCACAAGCTTTTCTAACTGCAGATTGATTAAAATAACTATCAATTCCTAATTCATTCCACTTAATACATTTTTCCCAACTCCTCCCAAGCCCCAGTACAACTCCTCAAAATGCCTATAGCATTTATACTCATCAATCAGTTCTTTTTACATTGCAAATTATTTACCTAGAACAAAATTACGATAAAAGGTGACACTTATTGCATGCCTAACCTGACAAGCAATTTGTTTGTTAGGGATTTAACTTCATATTCACTGCCAACAAAAATGTATTTTAATAGGACTACGAAAAGCAAGGTTTAAGCCGAAAACCTTCTACTGAGTGTTTCCTGGCAGCTGCTGGTGAAATATTCATCGTTTATAAAGGCACTCAGATATATGCTTATTTAAAATGTGCATAGATTGCTAATGACTGCACATATTTTTTTCTGGCTAGCAACAAATAAGGCATTAATCTGGCAAAAAAAATCCAAGCAAAGTTCCAGATCATTGCAAACAAGGTGATTTATTTTTATTCCTTTATGGGATATTGGTTACGTCATTTActacccatccctaactgccctcaaaaaggtggcggtgagctacattcttgaactactgcagtcctaaCGACTGCAGTAGGTTCCACCTACTAATAGGAggagttccaggagtttgacccagtaacactgaAGTAATGACAACAGAATTCCAATTCAAGATGCTGTATGGCATGGAACCTTCAGTTCCTAataatctgctgtccttgtctttctaggtTTCAAAGGTCACAGGTTTGCAAAGTACTGTTATAGGTGCCTAGGTGAATTGATGCATTAGCTTGCAGATAGTACATACTGACATCACTGTGTGTTACTTGTGGcagaggaagtgaatgttgaaggtggtggagtggATCGCAATCAGaccagctgctttgtcctgaatatgGTCAAGCTTACTGATTGTAATTGGAACTGTATCCCTCCAGGTAAGTGAAGAATATTCCATTATACCTTCATTGGTGCCTTATAAATGATGAGCATCAATCAGATAGACAGGATGTTAGTTAATTGCCATAGAATTCCtgatctctgacctgctcttgcagacACAGTATTAGTCTAGCTAGCCCAATTCCATTTATGGTCTTAGTAGGCCCTCTAAAATgctgataatgggggattcaacATTGATGATTCAATTGAACACCAAGGGGATGGTCATTACCCAGTATACATGTAGCACAAATATTGCTTATCGCTTATCAACCACAAACTGGATGTTGTCCGTgtctgctgcatttggacatgggctGTTTCAGTATCCATCAAACTGCTTTTTACACATCCCCGATTTTCAGTTTTCCAATACTGGCTTTCTTTCTTTCAGTTGCCAAAGCTTAATTTTCTATTGCTAATAATTTATTCTGATAGTGCCAGATCCATTGGTAAAGACTTCCAAGTTTGAAAGTCTGATTATCCACTTCAAACTATTTTCTTTTAATATTCTGCCATCATAAGCAAAACATACTGATCTTGTCAACAATGCCCACATGTAATGAAATAATTTTAAAACATGAAGAATTCTTAAAAGCTACTTTTCAGTGTAATACAAGCCAAACAtctgttttaatttttaaaaagtaaaagcAGGTCATGAAGAATAGCACTGAACATCAGGAAGGATGGAAAGCCTTCATAAAAAAAAAGGACCTGACCCCTTTCAAGGAGCTGAAGATTTTGAACAAAGGACAATGAAGCCTAGAGTTAAAAGATGGAGACGTTGGAAGTGCTAGTCTCCAAAGGTCACTGATAAAGCGCTGCAATATAACATCCTATGAGGGAAAAACATTTGCACAATAATTCCAAAAATTAAATCTATAAAGTTTCCATTTTCACTGTAGTATGACTATTCAGAGTTCTTTATTGTCACCCTTTTTGGTGTTTTTGAAGGATTTCCCCTGGCTTCTCGAGCCGCCAGCAATGCTCTTACCTATTCAAATACACCCACCCTGGAAGATTTAGACAAATTTACATACTGAGTGCTGGAAAAAGAATAACTTTTGGCAAAGGGTCATTTACAAGTAGTTACATTACTTTACTGATCATATTAATTTGATTGTGAATAGAATTAGTACATATAGTCAAACAGAAAAAAGGTCAACTGCATTCAGCAATATTTAACCTACTGGACATAGCCTGATTTTAAATGTATCTACTGCAAATAGAATTTACGTTTTGAATTATAGAACAAATCTTAATGGATAAAGAATGATTAGCTATCAAAACACAAGGGAAATTAAGTGCTGAGAAGCCTGCATTGATTATTTTAAATTATTGAGCTGAGAACATAAAACATCTTTGACTCTCTTCTAGATTTGGTATGCTTTTAGTGAGCTTTAGCACATTTACAAGACTTATGGACCATAATTACAAGGCAATTCAGGTAATAGACACATCAGTTATGGGTAACGTGCCTTAACTGGACAACTGCATAAAGAACTGCAACATGCTCACCACTTGAGCAGACTTATCAATAAGCATCAAATAATATTAACACTTAATCCTGGGTCTCTGAGATCTAAGACTGCTAAAAGTAACTATCAATTTAAAAATGAATGTTGTGAGAATATTCTGTGGCCTCATTCCAATTGTAAGTAGCTTCTTGAAGTCAATGTTACACATCATTCCAACATTGAgaacctgaacaaaactttgtgcCCAAATAGAAAACAATGCCCAGATTTTGTACAGACCATCCTTCAGAGTAGACCCAGTGCTGTGATCAATTTTCTAGAAATCAACTATAAAAGTcaatgaacaaaaacagaaagtgatggagaaactcagcaggtctggcagtagcaGCATAcatagagagaaaaacagttatcGTTTTGAGTCaatgaccctttgtcagaacttTGCCAAaagttctccagcactttctgtttttgtttgtttcaggcCACCAAAATCTATGATTTTGCTTCTTGGGGTTCTTTGACTTTTAACAAAAATTAAGAGCTAGAGTTAAATTCGAGTCAGCAATACCAAATATATACATACATACCAGTATGTGTGCGGATATGAGCAAGAAATGCTAGTGAATTGCTGCTCTTGCAGACCTTCCCACAATACTTGCAGACATTGCCTTGATTCTCCTGTCGCTCACAGTTTATCTGTTCTGTGTCTTCCACAATGTATTTGTTCACTTCCCTCAGCATTTCCCCATGCTTCTGCTTGATGTGCACAAAGAGGTACTCCTCTAAATCGAAAGCTGTGTTGCACTTGACGCACTTGAAGGTAGCACCACCTTCTGGCAACTCTTCAATGCTTTCTTGCTCCATTCGTTGGTGGCCCATGCTGGCCAAATGCTGGTGCAAGTTACTCTCTGTATAAAATGATTTGCCACACAGGAAGCAGTGGAAATGCTTTTCCGCAGAAGGATGTTTCATGGCAATGTGAACATTCAGCCCATTTACACCATCAGCCAGGAACCCACAGTCCTCACAGCGAATACGTTTAGGATACTGAAATAAAGAGCCTTTATTCTTTCTCTTCTTCATAACTTGGGAAGTATCTGTCTTAAAGACTGCAACTGCCCATTCATCTGGCGAGACACCATCAGCTCCCTGGCTGTCTTCACTGTTATCAGTGCATTCAGACTTTTCACTCCCAAACTTGTTCTTTAATCTTACTATAGATGCATCAAACTCAAAATATTTTTGGAATCCCTTACCTTGCAAATCCAGCTTCAGGTTGTCACCAGTACTTTCAGTTATTTCTAATTCTTGACTATTCTCATTTGCACTTTTCATATCCCCAGCCTTTTCCTTTAAATCTGCTTCCCCTTTATTTTGATCATCCAAAAGATTTTCACTCCCTCCTAAATCATGTGGAGGATTGATGTCACCTTGCACAGACATCTCCTCGCTGACCGTCTCTATGTTTTGATAGTTGCTATCAATTTGTTGTACACGGTTAACATGGATATGTTCTGAATTCTTCCCAGGTTGCAAATGGCATTCATCTTGTACAGAACTGCCTTCAACATCTTTTGTGGAAGCCAAAAGTCCTTCTTCCATATTTTCTTCTTCTTCAATGTCACAGTTATTAGGGTGGTTTTGACCTGGATCGACCATTTCGTTTGGTCTGCTATCCAAACTAGAACTTATCTCTTTAGCCACTTCAGCTGGTTTAACATTCTGTTCATCTTCCCCGCTCTCACCTGCCTCAGAAAGCTGTTGAAAATCATCCTCTTCTGTCTGAGAAGCTTCAACACATAAATCAATATCATTGTTCTTCACAATAGTTTTCTGTGACGTGACAATATCTTTATAAAAACTACTTGAATCTTGCTCACTGGGTGACTGAGAAATTTGATTTTGGATCGTTTCCAACACCGCCGACTCCAATGATACAGATTTCAATTCTGCAGCATGACTTTCAGTGTCAAGAGGTGCATTCGAGCACGCAGTATTTGCTTCCAATATTCCAGAATAAGTTTCAGAGGAAATTTCTGAGTAACATACAGCCGACAGAGTTTGAATATTATCTTCCTCTTCAGCCACTTCATTTTGTAAGTATTTTACCTGATTTTCTGCCATCTTGGACACTGCTGCTGTCTCTTTAGCTGCACTGACCACTTCACTGTCTTCTACTGCTTTCTCGGTTTCAATAATATTTGACACAGACTTTTGGATGGCATCTTGAGAAGCCTTTGATATGCCCCCCTCTTCATTCCAGCTCCCTTCATCCATTTGATGTTCATTTCCTTCTTTCTGGTGTTCATTCTCTGGTGCAACAGTTAACACGGTACTGGAATCACTCCCTTTATTTGGATTTAATTTTAGGTAGGACCGACTTTTAAGTTTATGTTTCTCTGTGATCGCATGTCTCATCATTTCACGTCGTGTGACAGCATAATAAGCACACGCCATACAATAGTAGTCAAAATCTTTTGTGTGTTTACGTTTCACATGCATCTCAAGGGTAGCAAGAGAGTACGCCATAAAGCCACAGTACACACAAGTAGTAGTGTGGTTTTCTTTCCTTGGCTTTGAATTGGACGAACTACCATTTTGTCCCATATCATTTGATTCCACATCGAGAACTACAACGATCTCATTTTGATTTTCCACTTTCTGTTGAACTTGAGTTGAAGGAAAACTCTCTAAATTCACACGAGTACAGTTCTCAGTATTCCCAGACTGGTTCTTCACACCAGGGGTCTCTGGTTTCAAACCTTTGCTGCTGTTTTGAACATCTTCAACCATGGAAACTGACGCAACATCATTCCCAATCACTTGTGGATGATCCTTATCAGGAGATGTAGCAATTTTTCTGCAAAGTTTGGTCTTAGAGACATCAACCTGATTTTTGTGTTTCTTGGTGTTGCAGTGACGATCCATGTCTCCTTTGGTGACAGTGTAATAGTTACAGGTCTTGCAGAAGTAGCTATATTGATGACTGTGTTTCCGCCTTATGTGAATGTTCAGATTTGTTACACTGGAAGCCAATAGACCACAATAAAGGCAAGTTCTAGAAATATTCCCTTTAGGGCGTCCTCTTTTAACACTTCCTGTTGACTGAAGATCACTGCTTTTTTGAGCATCTTCTACATTGCCTGTATCACCTTCTGGTATTTCCCAAGTGACAACAAATTCCTCTTTGGGTTTTGATGGCTCAAGAACCTGAACATAACCTTTATCTATTTCAGTATTGACATTCCCTAAAGCCTCTGGGGTCTTCATGGTCTTTTGAATATCCCAAACACCAACAGATACTTCTTCAATACACTCCTCCACTGATGGGCCAAGACTTTGTTTCTTGGCATTCATAATGTGCCTAGTTCGTTTAATATGCTTCTCCATAGCTTCCTTGCTAATAGTATAGAGACTACACACTTTACAATAAAAGCGATACTCCTGTGCATGTCTAAGTCTTATGTGTTTCAAAAGGACTGAGGCAGATCTAGCTTTATAAAAGCAGTGTTTACACTGTAATTGGGGCCTGCTATGTGTTGATCGTTTTAGTATATTCCCTGCAACTACTCTTGTGATAGAAGGCTTTTGAGGATCTATTAAAGGGTTTGCTTTCTGTACAGTAGATTCTTCGTTTGTATCTGAAGAAGAGGAGGTTTTATTTAGCTCCAGTTCTCTCGGTTGCAGTTTTTCAGTTTGCTCAGTTGTGGTCTCTTTCTGCTGTGGGAACATGTTTCTTGCATGCTGTTCAGTACCAACATGATCCACTAGGTCATCCTCTGATACAAAGTGCACTTTGCAATGTCGACAGTAAGCAACTATTTTGTGTTTTTGGTTCATGTGATTCTTGAGAGTTTCTTCATCTGAGGTCACAAAGGTGCAGAGCCAGCAGTCAATCTTGGAGAAGTTAAGCTGATGTCTGTTGCTTTGACAATGCTTTTCAAAGTCACCTTTTGTAACACAAGCATAGCCACATGGTTGACAATGAAACACCATTTCCTTTGTGTGTCGTCTCTTGATATGCACCTCTAGGCCTTTTCGGTTCTGAAATAGATGACCACAGTACGAGCAAGTGCGGAGGGCTTTACGATCAGCAGGGCTTAGCTTTGATTCAGTATTTTCAACTTTGGAGGCTTTGGTATTTGTTGGATTGGCAGATGGGGACTCAAGAGTTTGATCCTCTGAAATACTTTCAATGTTGTTTTCAACCAATGTTAATGAATTTGGAACTTCTGATGGGGTTGATGCTCCTTCTTGATTATCACTTGAGCAACTTATTTGAAATGCATTCTCATCCTCTAGGTTTGCATCAGTCAATGTCATATCAGTACTTTTACTCTGGTTCTGAGGTTTTCCTTCAAGTTGGTTTGATTCCTGGCTAATTGGTTTACTTGTTTCTTTTACATCACCATTCTTACTTCCAGCAACACTGCCACTTTTCTgctgtgcttcagggaaaaccTCTCTCTTGAGGGGGAACTGGCCTTGACTTCGACTATTATTCTTTGTCGAAAGGTTAGCTCTTCTTTGAAGCTTTCTTGGAGACTTTCGGTTTGCCACTTCTTCCTTGCAAAGCCTGCTTCTTGTACTCTGACTGTGTTCAGAATTGACTTTGCAACGTGCACTGCGCAATCTCAAGCTGACATTACCATTTCCAGAGTGCCTTAGTCTTTGATTAACACCACGTTCTTGCAGAAGGTTACTTGGTTCTTTTATACTTCTCAAAGTTCTTCTGGGAGATGCCTTTCCAGCATGACAATCATTAAGCTCTATTTGATCATTTGCCATTGGCATTTTATTATTGTTTCCTTCTTCCATGCAGAGATTATTGCCAATTCTTGTTGACTTGTCCAAACACTCAGTGCTTTGCTTAGCATCCTTCTGGACTAAACATCTGTTCCTGGTCTTTCTCAAATTTCCGGGTCTCTTATTTAAGAGTTTTGCATTTCTTACTTTGTCTTTTGCACCACATTCACCAGAAAGACcctttttggaaagcaaatgtaTGTACCCACCCCTAGCAGCGAGGTTCTTGCGGCGAAGATGAGTCTTCCCACGACAGTGGGTTTTCAGCATGTTTTCATCGTAACATTGATAACCACACAGATCACAACTTAGTCTTTCTTTCTGGAAGTGTTTGTGCTTGAGATGAGCTTGCAACAAGGCTGCACTCTCTGCCTTGAATTTGCACTGAGGACAAATGTGTGCCTTGGATCGTTTGGAATGATTCTCCTTAATGTGTTTGTCTAAGTCATACCGTGAAGGCAATAAGTGGCCACATAGCCTGCAGTTAAATCCTTCCTTCGTAATTGTATCTTGACTTGTGCTTATAGCTTGCTTTTTATGGCGAACTGAAGATATGTGCTTTTTGTAACTCTCCTTGGATGGGCTAGTAACATTACAAATATTACAAACGAAACAGTTTTCATTGAAATGACACTGGTTTACATTAGATTTTAGTGAAGTGTCATTTTTCCATATATGTTTATAAGAAGGGGATAGTGAAGTTGCTTCAACTTTGATCTTCTTACTTCTATGCTGACAGTTTCCAGTTTGCCCTTCAAACTGCACATTGTCCATCACAATATCATTTTCTACATGCTTGGTTTTTGAGCTTGCTGGCTCTCCCTCACAGGTTAAAGCTGAACCTTTAGCAGTCTCAATACTCCCACTGTCTTGAGTTTGTTCTAAAGTGTCTAGCTTCTGTTTTTTGGCCGGAGGGACCTCCCCACAGGGGGCCTTACCACCCTTAGGTCTGCCATGGGTCACCTTTCCTTCCAGGGTAGCATTTGCATTCAGGTCCTTGGCAATCTCTGGCTGTGGGTTTGCTTTGCGTCTGCAACGTCGGATCAAACCAGTGTGTGTATTTTGTCCAAGTGCAGATTTTGCTCTGGTTTTCCCAATTTTTTCTTCATTGGCTGGCAACTCAAATAAATTGCATTCAGAGTCTATGGATTCTTCACTTACATCCATTGTTGCAGTTTATGATCAAGGTATTTCATGTCATTGACAAGgcagcatcagtacaacagatcCCTTTATTCTCTTTGACCTTAAAGatgacagaaaaaaaaagactATTATAATTCAAAGTGATTCAATGAAGAAAAATAACAATGTACAGGTTACCCTAACAATGAGAAAAAATTGAAATAGTAAATTTAAGAGGAAGTCCCTTTATAAATGTGATGGAGGCATTTTAAAGTAACGAAGCATCACCTTCTCTCAGTAATCTTTATCATTACTCTACTCCTCCATTTGAGATATGCAGAAAAAAATGCTTTGAATCTTTATTATACCATATAATATTGGACACCACACTCAAAAGAAAAATAttaatgcattttggtaggaaatgACAATAA
The Chiloscyllium punctatum isolate Juve2018m chromosome 5, sChiPun1.3, whole genome shotgun sequence DNA segment above includes these coding regions:
- the znf407 gene encoding zinc finger protein 407, coding for MDVSEESIDSECNLFELPANEEKIGKTRAKSALGQNTHTGLIRRCRRKANPQPEIAKDLNANATLEGKVTHGRPKGGKAPCGEVPPAKKQKLDTLEQTQDSGSIETAKGSALTCEGEPASSKTKHVENDIVMDNVQFEGQTGNCQHRSKKIKVEATSLSPSYKHIWKNDTSLKSNVNQCHFNENCFVCNICNVTSPSKESYKKHISSVRHKKQAISTSQDTITKEGFNCRLCGHLLPSRYDLDKHIKENHSKRSKAHICPQCKFKAESAALLQAHLKHKHFQKERLSCDLCGYQCYDENMLKTHCRGKTHLRRKNLAARGGYIHLLSKKGLSGECGAKDKVRNAKLLNKRPGNLRKTRNRCLVQKDAKQSTECLDKSTRIGNNLCMEEGNNNKMPMANDQIELNDCHAGKASPRRTLRSIKEPSNLLQERGVNQRLRHSGNGNVSLRLRSARCKVNSEHSQSTRSRLCKEEVANRKSPRKLQRRANLSTKNNSRSQGQFPLKREVFPEAQQKSGSVAGSKNGDVKETSKPISQESNQLEGKPQNQSKSTDMTLTDANLEDENAFQISCSSDNQEGASTPSEVPNSLTLVENNIESISEDQTLESPSANPTNTKASKVENTESKLSPADRKALRTCSYCGHLFQNRKGLEVHIKRRHTKEMVFHCQPCGYACVTKGDFEKHCQSNRHQLNFSKIDCWLCTFVTSDEETLKNHMNQKHKIVAYCRHCKVHFVSEDDLVDHVGTEQHARNMFPQQKETTTEQTEKLQPRELELNKTSSSSDTNEESTVQKANPLIDPQKPSITRVVAGNILKRSTHSRPQLQCKHCFYKARSASVLLKHIRLRHAQEYRFYCKVCSLYTISKEAMEKHIKRTRHIMNAKKQSLGPSVEECIEEVSVGVWDIQKTMKTPEALGNVNTEIDKGYVQVLEPSKPKEEFVVTWEIPEGDTGNVEDAQKSSDLQSTGSVKRGRPKGNISRTCLYCGLLASSVTNLNIHIRRKHSHQYSYFCKTCNYYTVTKGDMDRHCNTKKHKNQVDVSKTKLCRKIATSPDKDHPQVIGNDVASVSMVEDVQNSSKGLKPETPGVKNQSGNTENCTRVNLESFPSTQVQQKVENQNEIVVVLDVESNDMGQNGSSSNSKPRKENHTTTCVYCGFMAYSLATLEMHVKRKHTKDFDYYCMACAYYAVTRREMMRHAITEKHKLKSRSYLKLNPNKGSDSSTVLTVAPENEHQKEGNEHQMDEGSWNEEGGISKASQDAIQKSVSNIIETEKAVEDSEVVSAAKETAAVSKMAENQVKYLQNEVAEEEDNIQTLSAVCYSEISSETYSGILEANTACSNAPLDTESHAAELKSVSLESAVLETIQNQISQSPSEQDSSSFYKDIVTSQKTIVKNNDIDLCVEASQTEEDDFQQLSEAGESGEDEQNVKPAEVAKEISSSLDSRPNEMVDPGQNHPNNCDIEEEENMEEGLLASTKDVEGSSVQDECHLQPGKNSEHIHVNRVQQIDSNYQNIETVSEEMSVQGDINPPHDLGGSENLLDDQNKGEADLKEKAGDMKSANENSQELEITESTGDNLKLDLQGKGFQKYFEFDASIVRLKNKFGSEKSECTDNSEDSQGADGVSPDEWAVAVFKTDTSQVMKKRKNKGSLFQYPKRIRCEDCGFLADGVNGLNVHIAMKHPSAEKHFHCFLCGKSFYTESNLHQHLASMGHQRMEQESIEELPEGGATFKCVKCNTAFDLEEYLFVHIKQKHGEMLREVNKYIVEDTEQINCERQENQGNVCKYCGKVCKSSNSLAFLAHIRTHTGSKPFRCTLCNFATAQLGDARNHVKRHLGVREYKCHICGWAFVMKKHLSTHLLGKHGIGTPKERKFVCEICDRTFTEKWALTNHKKLHMGQKPFKCTWLTCHYSFLTASAMRDHFRTHTGEKSFLCDLCGFAGGTRHALTKHRRQHTGEKPFKCDQCNFASTTQSHLTRHRRVHTGEKPYKCPWCDYRSNCAENIRKHILHTGKHEGVQMYNCPKCDYGTNIPLEFRNHLKELHPDIENPDLAYLHAGIVSKAYECRLKGQGAQFVETAVPVNPPRVVSTEITGDSLGGCIEQQESADSIGQVFIIQGYQVGCGEEISIDTSVEATAAATLQTLAMVGQMTQVAKVMHITEDGQIIDTTQTTAHVSNMVPEQTVTQQPISDATQEAAGKEPTEKGSATEAAITMETLTDSNQVEQVVTQEDEAKPTSERPTALVALLCAVTEVGAIEARSAEQEGSESTQEESNSVNSAIENVISTQKESVHEGTETFHKDQTVQETTEAEGTVSNIEQQISVTTTQEGSQVAFSDVVQEVLQFTMCDMRTTSHIVKDGVTRVIVAKEGTTHVVEGASQIIVQEGEEQTIATNGHPMRLVDSSGEISQIIITEEVLQAMVQETTGHLSEEATHVIVTEVPHSIVNGDHSRAVTEVYPQRVMELVNEDMSSSSQSVATVALAECYTEDRSEVVMIELPAKEEQEMEIDGIQEA